In the Nocardioides panaciterrulae genome, GAGATCTTCACCACCGCCGACGACAACCAGCCGTCGGTCGAGATCAAGGTCGCCCAGGGCGAGCGCCAGATGTGGGCGCAGAACCAGCCGCTGGGCAACTTCGAGCTGACCGGCCTGCCGCCGGCGCCGCGTGGCGTGCCGAAGATCGAGGTCACCTTCGACATCGACGCCAACGGCATCGTGCACGTCACCGCCAAGGACCAGGCCTCCGGCAAGGAGCAGTCCATGACGATCTCCGGCGGCTCGGCGCTCGGCAAGGACGAGATCGACCGGATGGTCCGCGAGGCCGAGCAGTACGCCGAGGAGGACGCCAAGCGTCGCGAGGCCGTCGAGGTCCGCAACCAGGCCGAGTCGCTGGTCTACACGACCGAGAAGTTCCTCGACGAGAACGGCGAGAAGCTCCCCGACGACGTGAAGACCGAGGTCCGCACCGACGTCGACGCGCTCAAGGCGACGCTGGAGAACGCCGACTCCTCGGCCGAGGAGATCCAGGCCGGCGTGACCAAGCTCGGTGAGTCCAGCCAGAAGATGGGCGCGGCGATGTACGCCGCGGCCGAGGCGGAGTCGGCCGCCGCCGGCGGCGCCACCGGCGCCACGGGCGAGGCCGACGAGGACGTCGTGGACGCCGAGATCGTCGACGAGGACACGACCCACACCGCGGAGGGTGACAGCAAGTGACCGACTTCCGACCCGAGTCGGACGTCGCCCCGGAGGGGGAGCCGCGGCGCGACGCCGCGGCTCCCCCCGAGGGGTCCGCGCCCGACCAGTCCGCGCCCGACCTGTCCGTGCCCGAGGCCGAGGGGCCCGCGGAGACCGGCGAGGACGCCGGAGCGGGCGACGAGGAGCTCGAGGACGACCTCACGCGCGCCAAGCGCGACCTGGCCGGCCTCACCTCGGACCTGCAGCGGCTGCAGGCGGAGTACCTCAACTACAAGCGCCGCGTCGAACGGGACCGGGAGCTGGTGCGCGAGAACGCGACGTACGCCGCGCTGGTGCCGATCGTCGAGGTGCTCGACACCATCGACCGGGCCCGTGAGCACGGCGACCTCGACCCCGGCTTCCAGACCGTCGCCGACCAGCTCGAGCGGGTGGTGGCCAAGCAGGGCCTGGCCCGGTTCGGCGAGCCGGGCGACCCGTTCGACCCGAGCCTGCACGAGGCGCTCTCGCACGTCGGGCAGGATCCCGAGGTTTCGGTCACCACGTGCAAGCTGATCGCGAAGGCCGGCTACCGGATCGGCGACCGCGTGGTGCGGGCCGCCCAGGTGCTCGTGGTCGACCCGGCCGACGAGCAGCAGTAACGATCGACGACGACGGAGAGGGGGTGCGCGGATGAGTGCCACCGACGGGATGCGGGCCGACTGGGCCCAGAAGGACTTCTACGCCGAGCTCGGCGTGAAGAAGGACGCGACGGCCGTCGAGATCAAGAAGGCCTACCGCAAGCTGGCGCGCGCCAACCACCCCGACTCCCACCCCGGCGAGTCGGCCGAGGCCCGGGCCAAGCACGAGAAGTTCAAGAAGGTCGCCGAGGCCTACGACGTCGTCGGTGACCCGGAGAAGCGCAAGAAGTACGACGAGATGCGCGAGCTCTACGCCGGCGGCGGGTTCCGGGGCGGCTTCCCCGGGGGCTTCGGCGGCGGTGCCGGCGGTGCTGGCGCCGGGGGGTTCGACCTCAACGACCTGCTGCGCGACCGGGCCGCCGGGGGCGCGGGCGGCGGCTTCGGCGACATGTTCGGCGACCTGTTCGGCGGTGGCCGGCAGCGCCCGCAGCAGCGTCGCCCGCGCAAGGGCGCGGACGTGGAGTCCGGGGCCACGATCAGCTTCACCGACGCGCTCGAGGGCGTCACGATCTCGCTGCGGCTGACCTCCGACGCGCCCTGCCCGGACTGCAACGGCACCGGGGGCAAGCCCGGCACCAAGCCGCACGTGTGCCCGGAGTGCGAGGGCGCGGGGTTCGTGGTCGCCTCCGTCGGCGGTGCGTTCTCGATGAACGAGACCTGCCCCGCCTGCGGCGGCC is a window encoding:
- the grpE gene encoding nucleotide exchange factor GrpE; translation: MTDFRPESDVAPEGEPRRDAAAPPEGSAPDQSAPDLSVPEAEGPAETGEDAGAGDEELEDDLTRAKRDLAGLTSDLQRLQAEYLNYKRRVERDRELVRENATYAALVPIVEVLDTIDRAREHGDLDPGFQTVADQLERVVAKQGLARFGEPGDPFDPSLHEALSHVGQDPEVSVTTCKLIAKAGYRIGDRVVRAAQVLVVDPADEQQ
- a CDS encoding DnaJ C-terminal domain-containing protein translates to MSATDGMRADWAQKDFYAELGVKKDATAVEIKKAYRKLARANHPDSHPGESAEARAKHEKFKKVAEAYDVVGDPEKRKKYDEMRELYAGGGFRGGFPGGFGGGAGGAGAGGFDLNDLLRDRAAGGAGGGFGDMFGDLFGGGRQRPQQRRPRKGADVESGATISFTDALEGVTISLRLTSDAPCPDCNGTGGKPGTKPHVCPECEGAGFVVASVGGAFSMNETCPACGGRQLVYDEPCPTCHGSGRGLSARTIQARIPAGVKDGQRIRLRGKGAAGESGGPAGDLFVTVKVSPHRLFGRKDDNLTLEVPVSFDELALGAEIKIPTLGGAPVTLKVPAGTPNGRTFRVRGRGAARSDGTRGDLLATVEVQVPAVLDTEAREAVEAYRAATSSRPLRANLFKDA